From the genome of Spinacia oleracea cultivar Varoflay chromosome 2, BTI_SOV_V1, whole genome shotgun sequence, one region includes:
- the LOC110797515 gene encoding putative glucose-6-phosphate 1-epimerase — MFQSCDFIYLVLLIYHGVQLNPNITLPFLGGIPIFSLQVEPLGSLGFTKYHGYCTDRVWSTDHSPPPLPVPSTNTPYVDWLLELTEEELEKLPNKCEIRLRVGLGPEGQLVLTFRVKNIDSKPFSFPFACHTYFSVSDISKIRVEGLETSDYIHNTKNNVRLTEQGNPITVEEEIDRVYISTPNKISIIDHQRKKTYVILKQGLPDAVIWNPWDKQKKIKSNVDFRPKDFLPGSYMGFKNTDYKQMLCVGAAAIENPIKLEEGEEWIGRQEISCVYNSGQLDPQRVLMGT, encoded by the exons ATGTTTCAAAGTTGTGATTTCATCTATCTAGTTTTACTGATTTATCATGGTGTCCAGCTAAATCCCAATATCACACTACCATTTCTTGGAGGCATACCAATCTTTTCCCTTCAG GTGGAGCCGCTGGGCAGTCTTGGTTTCACCAAATATCATGGATATTGTACTGATAGAGTGTGGAGTACTGATCACAGCCCACCACCTCTCCCCGTGCCTTCAACTAACACACCTTATGTTGATTGGCTGCTAGAGCTCACTGAAGAAGAACTGGAGAAGTTGCCTAACAA GTGTGAGATTCGTCTCAGAGTAGGCTTGGGTCCTGAGGGACAACTGGTGCTGACATTTCGAGTTAAAAACATTGATTCAAAGCCGTTCTCCTTTCCATTTGCTTGTCACACCTATTTCTCTGTTTCAGATATCAG TAAAATCAGAGTAGAAGGACTAGAGACTTCGGATTATATTCACAACACGAAGAACAATGTGCGCCTTACTGAACAAGGGAATCCCATCACAGTTGAAGAAGAA ATTGACAGGGTATATATCAGCACGCCCAATAAGATTTCAATCATAGATCATCAAAGGAAAAAGACATATGTGATTCTTAAACAAGGATTACCAGATGCTG TGATATGGAATCCTTGGGATAAGCAGAAGAAGATTAAGAGCAATGTTGATTTTCGACCTAAAGATTTCTTACCAGGTTCTTATATGGGTTTTAAAAATACAGATTACAAACAGATGTTGTGTGTGGGAGCTGCTGCAATCGAAAATCCAATCAAGCTCGAGGAAGGTGAAGAGTGGATAGGCAGGCAGGAAATATCTTGTGTTTACAATAGTGGACAGCTTGATCCTCAGAGAGTTCTTATGGGAACCTGA
- the LOC110797514 gene encoding uncharacterized protein yields MNTTEKLEEGYSTQRPPMFSGKYYSYWRNRMEIFIKAENYQVWRVIEVGDFQVTKLTTSGETVPKPITEFDKADYEKLELNAMAVKILHCGLGPNEHNRVMGCKNAKQIWDLLQVTHEGTNEVKRSKIDLLMHQYELFSMKTSESIQDMITRFTNIINELNSLGKIITPEEQVRKVLRSLPQDPWMAKVTALQETKDFTKFNLEQLAGSLLTHELQLNARTSENPRNKALALKTENDENSEEDEETALFARRFKRMFRNYKEGDHRGKPNRKFSKTDSGCHKCGNLEHRIRECPLWEQEKGKGKETPKERFRDNRNSFSKTDVRKAMIAAWGDSSSDEEQEQPNEEIAHLCLVADHEEDGSDSESDKFQASLFQIKSKLDSMSKLELFDLLSCLTCDYEDLLKEKLDSEKEHKSTIKKLTGELEWTKITNIDIDNRFFSLFDQNLQIKETYEALRNENSWLKQELIDLEISKTKTLYKKELEKTQLDLVKVHQEKTYLEGELAKKTRHRIEGTPKWIEEARTKRTEGLGFNHKKHHHRKTRVDLYSDIVCTFCGLIGHYRVSCPKNQRGLEKNINLVKTKWVKKSDLIPSKEPKLCWVPKNSN; encoded by the coding sequence ATGAATACTACGGAGAAACTGGAAGAGGGGTACTCTACCCAAAGACCACCCATGTTTAGTGGAAAGTACTACTCCTACTGGAGGAATAGGATGGAAATTTTCATCAAGGCTGAAAACTACCAAGTTTGGAGAGTCATTGAAGTAGGAGACTTCCAAGTCACCAAATTGACCACCTCTGGAGAAACTGTTCCTAAACCTATAACAGAATTTGACAAAGCAGACTACGAGAAACTTGAGCTTAATGCCATGGCTGTAAAGATCCTTCACTGTGGGCTTGGTCCAAACGAGCATAATCGAGTAATGGGTTGCAAAAATGCAAAACAAATTTGGGATCTGCTCCAAGTTACCCATGAAGGAACAAACGAAGTCAAAAGATCAAAAATTGATCTCCTGATGCACCAATATGAATTGTTCTCAATGAAGACTTCTGAATCAATTCAGGACATGATAACTCGATTCacaaatatcatcaatgaactgAATTCTCTAGGAAAAATCATAACTCCTGAGGAACAAGTAAGAAAGGTACTAAGAAGTCTTCCTCAAGATCCTTGGATGGCCAAGGTTACTGCCCTACAGGAAACTAAGGACTTTACAAAGTTCAACCTGGAACAACTGGCTGGATCTCTCTTAACCCATGAGCTACAACTGAATGCTAGAACCTCTGAGAACCCAAGGAACAAAGCACTGGCtctaaaaactgaaaatgatGAAAACTCAGAGGAAGATGAGGAAACTGCTTTATTTGCCAGAAGGTTCAAAAGGATGTTTAGGAACTACAAAGAGGGAGATCATCGAGGCAAACCAAATAGAAAATTCTCCAAAACTGATAGTGGATGTCACAAGTGTGGGAACTTGGAACACCGTATTAGGGAATGCCCACTATGGGAAcaggaaaaaggaaaaggaaaagaaactcCCAAAGAAAGATTCCGAGACAACAGAAACTCCTTTTCAAAGACTGACGTGAGGAAAGCTATGATTGCTGCATGGGGTGACTCCTCCTCAGATGAAGAacaggaacaaccaaatgaggAAATTGCTCACCTGTGTCTTGTAGCTGATCATGAAGAAGATGGTTCAGATTCTGAGTCAGACAAATTCCAGGCAAGTCTTTTTCAAATTAAAAGCAAACTTGATTCTATGTCTAAATTAGAACTATTTGACTTACTTTCTTGTCTCACTTGCGATTATGAGGATCTCTTAAAAGAAAAACTAGATTCTGAAAAAGAACATAAGTCTACCATTAAGAAACTCACTGGAGAATTAGAATGGACAAAAATCACCAACATAGATATTGACAACCGTTTCTTCAGCCTGTTTGATCAGAATCTTCAAATAAAAGAAACCTATGAGGCTTTGCGAAACGAGAATTCCTGGCTAAAACAAGAACTGATTGATCTAGAAATTTCTAAGACTAAAACTCTCTATAAAAAGGAGCTAGAAAAAACTCAACTAGATCTAGTCAAGGTCCACCAAGAAAAAACCTACCTAGAGGGAGAATTAGCTAAAAAGACCAGACACAGAATAGAAGGAACACCAAAATGGATAGAGGAAGCCAGAACCAAACGCACCGAAGGTTTGGGTTTCAACCACAAAAAACATCACCATAGAAAAACCAGAGTAGATCTTTACAGTGATATTGTTTGCACCTTTTGTGGTCTAATTGGTCATTATAGAGTCTCATGTCCTAAAAACCAAAGGGGCTTGGAAAAGAATATAAATCTCGTCAAGACTAaatgggtaaagaaaagcgATTTGATTCCAAGCAAGGAACCCAAGCTATGTTGGGTTCCTAAAAACTCTAACTAA